In Theileria equi strain WA chromosome 4 map unlocalized gcontig_1105316255033, whole genome shotgun sequence, the following are encoded in one genomic region:
- a CDS encoding signal peptide containing protein (encoded by transcript BEWA_015040A), whose translation MRLIITLVILYLHFSDSVTFKPYRFFTLSFVPVNSRSRIYPRVLESRIKGQIDRQIYEILRRRIEHSTETPEKRRERIERENRSKCDGLLYGPKTNYKIYIALDNRPPDELKTRFRHILKKLIVAGAEYANLYYCGLKKLVRPIKGRYEVRFLLLELSIYPSLIRHIRLRFRDEAAVLRVLILKDKHLDKERRDYVDKDDQGTFSFAGGHNSAIGIDNGGSHVVNLYADGFTVDNGPFRPLSEPQNSKFLSDIKSGIAPPEFQDGNNEVSIRLIDHQNTRFIKEDVPYEGNNSSRPKLSSSSAEYRLGEINTNLRIKLHTGDLVNLTISQDATVNDLLQFISQNTGVAISNITLMSGFPPRKIVPDGLSTLKDADILNCTLIQKLNT comes from the exons ATGAGACTGATAATTACACTTGTTATACTTTATCTGCACTTTTCGGATTCTGTAACTTTTAAACCCTATAGATTTTTCACTTTATCGTTCGTACCAGTAAATAGTCGTTCACGGATATATCCACGTGTTTTG GAATCTAGAATTAAAGGACAGATTGATCGTCAAATATACGAGATACTCCGTCGCCGTATAGAGCACAGTACTGAAACCCCGGAAAAACGTAGGGAAAGGATTGAAAGAGAGAATAGAAGTAAATGTGATGGTTTATTATATGGTCCAAAGACGAACTATAAAATTTACATTGCCCTCGATAATCGACCACCAGATGAATTAAAGACTAGATTTCGTCACATATTGAAAAAGTTGATTGTAGCAGGTGCGGAGTATGCCAATCTGTATTACTGTGGTCTGAAGAAATTGGTGCGTCCCATCAAGGGAAGATATGAAGTTCGGTTTCTATTGTTGGAACTTTCAATTTATCCAAGTTTAATTAGACATATAAGACTAAGGTTCAGGGACGAGGCTGCAGTTCTTCGTGTGTTGATTCTCAAGGATAAGCATCTTGACAAAGAAAGAC GTGATTATGTTGATAAGGATGACCAAGGCACATTCAGTTTTGCTGGAGGGCATAATAGTGCCATAGGTATAGATAATGGTGGTAGTCACGTTGTTAATCTTTATGCTGATGGATTTACTGTGGACAATGGACCTTTTAGACCGCTCAGTGAGCCACAAAACTCCAAATTCCTATCGGATATTAAGAGCGGCATTGCACCTCCTGAATTCCAAGATGGCAATAACGAGGTTAGCATACGCTTAATTGATCATCAGAACACACGTTTTATCAAAGAAGATGTGCCCTATGAAGGAAATAATAGCTCTAGGCCGAAGTTGTCATCAAGTAGTGCAGAATATCGTTTGGGCGAAATCAACACAAATTTACGGATTAAACTACATACGGGTGACTTAGTAAACCTGACTATATCACAAGATGCTACTGTTAATGATTTGCTACAGTTCATTTCTCAGAATACGGGAGTTGCCATTAGCAACATAACTTTGATGTCTGGATTTCCCCCTCGTAAAATAGTGCCTGATGGCCTATCCACTTTGAAGGATGCAGATATTTTGAATTGCACTCTCATTCAAAAGCTAAATACATGA
- a CDS encoding conserved hypothetical protein (encoded by transcript BEWA_015050A), giving the protein MVSVSADSLFVRCGVAAAAYYLPQDLGVGVILALNVRSKGREITGTKVPGPPASRVNDLVSNFMLDRGFAPSMYSISKSKRHTVVDLH; this is encoded by the exons ATGGTTAGTGTTAGCGCGGATTCACTATTTGTACGCTGTGGAGTTGCGGCGGCGGCATATTATCTCCCTCAAGACTTAGGAGTTGGCGTTATCCTGGCTCTTAACGTCCGATCG AAAGGCAGGGAAATCACTGGTACAAAGGTTCCTGGCCCACCTGCCAGCAGGGTCAACGACTTGGTTTCTAATTTCATGTTAGATCGTGGATTCGCCCCTTCCATGTATAGCATTTCAAAGTCAAAGAGGCATACCGTAGTGGATCTACACTAG